The Zalophus californianus isolate mZalCal1 chromosome 8, mZalCal1.pri.v2, whole genome shotgun sequence genome has a segment encoding these proteins:
- the PEX13 gene encoding peroxisome biogenesis factor 13, with the protein MASQPPPPPKPWETRRIPGAGPGPGPGPTFQSADLGPTLLTRPGQPTLTRVPPPILPRPSQQTGSSSVNTFRPAYSSFSSGYGAYGNSFYGSYSPYSYGYNGLGYNRLRVDDLPPSRFVQQAEESSRGAFQSIESIVHAFASVSMMMDATFSAVYNSFRAVLDVANHFSRLKIHFTKVFSAFALVRTIRYLYRRLQWMIGLRRGSENEDLWAESEGTVSCLGAEDRAANSAKSWPIFLFFAVILGGPYLIWKLLSTHNDEVTDNTNWASGDDDHVVARAEYDFAAVSEEEISFRAGDMLNLALKEQQPKVRGWLLASLDGQTTGLIPANYVKILGKRRGRKAVESSKISKQQQSFTNTTLTKGATAADSLDEQEAAFESVFVETNKVPVAPDSTGKGGDKQDL; encoded by the exons ATCTGCTGATTTGGGTCCTACTTTATTGACAAGACCTGGACAACCAACACTTACCAGAGTGCCCCCACCTATTCTTCCAAGGCCATCACAGCAGACAGGAAGCAGCAGTGTGAATACTTTCAGACCTGCTTACAGTTCATTTTCTTCAGGATATGGTGCCTATGGAAATTCGTTTTATGGAAGCTATAGCCCTTATAGTTATGGATATAATGGGTTGGGCTATAACCGCCTCCGTGTAGATGATCTGCCACCTAGTAGATTTGTTCAGCAAGCTGAAGAAAGCAGCAGAGGTGCATTTCAGTCCATTGAAAGTATTGTGCATGCATTTGCCTCCGTCAGTATGATGATGGATGCTACCTTTTCAGCTGTCTATAACAGTTTCAGGGCTGTATTGGATGTAGCAAATCACTTTTCCcggttaaaaatacatttcacaaaGGTTTTTTCAGCTTTTGCATTAGTTAGGACTATAAGGTATCTTTACAGACGATTGCAGTGGATGATAGGTTTAAGAAGAGGCTCTGAGAATGAGGACCTATGGGCAGAAAGTGAAGGAACTGTTTCTTGCCTTGGTGCTGAGGACAGAGCAGCTAACTCAGCAAAATCTTGGCCAATATTCTTGTTCTTTGCTGTTATCCTTGGTGGTCCTTACCTCATCTGGAAACTGCTGTCTACCCATAATGATGAAGTAACAG ACAATACAAACTGGGCAAGTGGTGACGATGACCATGTAGTTGCTAGAGCAGAATATGATTTTGCTGCTGTATCTGAAGAAGAAATTTCTTTCCGTGCTGGTGATATGCTAAACTTAGCTCTCAAAG AACAGCAACCCAAAGTGCGTGGTTGGCTTCTGGCTAGTCTTGATGGTCAAACAACAGGACTTATACCTGCTAATTATGTCAAAATTCTTGGTAAAAGAAGAGGTAGAAAAGCAGTGGAATCCAGCAAAATTTCCAAGCAGCAACAATCTTTTACCAACACAACACTAACTAAAGGAGCCACGGCTGCTGATTCTTTGGATGAACAGGAAGCTGCCTTTGAATCTGTTTTTGTTGAAACTAATAAGGTTCCAGTTGCACCTGATTCCACTGGGAAAGGTGGAGATAAACAAGATCTTTGA